A stretch of DNA from Gemmatimonadota bacterium:
CTCGGCATGATGCCTCCTTCTTTTTAAGCTGTTCCCAATCTCACTAAGTACCTACGAATCTGTAAGTTCAACTGAAATTTCAAGATGAAGTGCCTTGGCAACATCTTGAATATATCTTGCCTTCTGTTCCGTGCTGGAATGCGTTTCAATAAAGTACCCATCTATTTTTCGTACCTGTCCTGCTGATTCATTTTCTTTACGCGATACAATCGGATGGCCACCATGACTCCTGATTGACTTCAATTCCGAAACATGCTCTAAGCCAATATATTGGAAAGACTTGATGAAAGTATCTACTGCCTTGTTTTCAAAAATAACCATTCCATTGGGAAACACAACTCGTAGCTTCTTTGGGGAAGATGTTTTTCCGCCCTTGAGTTTTTTCAGATGGCGGTCTATGTCTCTTGCTAAGGTTGAGAGTTCATTCGCCAAATCAGTCAATTTTTTTATTTTTTCCGAAGCACTGATAAATTCTTCAAGAGATTTTTTTTCTGATTTTATGTCTGGTGATATAGGTATGTCCAGTTTTTTTAGCTGATCAATTACCTTTATGATTTCGCGGTATCTTGTCGTTGCTGTCTCCAAAGGAACTGTATCTGGAGATGAAAGTGATTCTTCAACCCAAGCTCTTAACTGATGAACCATTTGGAAAGGATTGTAATTATCCATCTTATGCCTCTTCTATGGTTAAGATTCCATACGCCACAGGCTCAGCGATAACATCCGCTTTATCTATAGCATTGTCCAATTCCTGGATGCGTCTATTGTAGTCGGCGGTTGCGCTCTTGATCTGGGATTGGCGCATTCTTTGTATTTTTTCGTCATTTGCCTGTTCAAGCTGTTCTCTAAGAAGTGCCATGCGTGCCTGGTGGCTCGTTGACAGGCTCTCTTTGCGGTACTTCGCTAACTCCTGATTCCGTTGCTGATGATCTGTGCGTTCTTTGGACCACAACTTGTAATGATGAGCGTCTAATTCATCCCACACGGTAGCGTTGCTTTCGTTCTGATCATCTGCATCCACTGCTTCCTCAAGAAGATGGCTTAAGTGTGGTGTTAAGGCCTCTGATGAAGCAATTGGCTTGAGCATTAAATCATCCCTGATGCCCTGGAATCGCCACTGATAAATGGCAAACTCATAACGACCAGCAGGTACTTCATTGGTCTGTGCCTTCAGACTTACGATGACTCGTTCCTTCGTATCCAATGACTTCGCCGCCTGTTTTACCAAAGGATGGAGCGGCATAACGAAAGCAGCCTCGGGATGCTGAGCAGCGCAGTCCGATTTAAAGGTTATGGACAAGTGAGGGTCTCCGCCCTTTAGCCAATTCTCCCAATCGCGATAGGCCGTCGTGTTCTGTCGGGGAAGTTGCCGAAAATCGCGCAATAGAATATTGCGTGCATCTTGTGAAAGACGAAGCGTTTTTAAGGGCCTCTCCCCAAGAATAAAGGCATGAGCCTCCCCGCATTTTCGCTGTAGATAGAGCGCGACGAGTCTTTGCAGGGAAGTCGGCTCTAACCAAAAGCTTGAGGCACCTTTAATTTCTTTCTCCATCTGATCTTCAGGGAAGCGGATACCGAAGAGCTCTATCTGCTTCTGTTCCAGTTTGTCTTGTTCTTGTATCAATCGGATCTTGTTATCTGCCAACTGTTGCAACTTGGCCCTTCGTTCCTCTTCGGTCAAGGAATAATTTTCCGCGATATTTTTGATCTCTCTGGTGATTTCCCCGAGTATTTCTTCGCTACTTCCAAGAGCACGATTGAACATGCCTATGCGCACAAGACAACGCTCATAAATGTCTGCGTCAACTGTTCCGGGAGTGATCAAATTGACAATGGCGACGGTCTCACTTTGCTGGCCGTTGCGGTCAATACGACCAATTCGCTGTTCAACGCGCATTGGATTCCACGGCAGATCATAATTCACAATACAATCGCAAAACTGGTAGTCTAATCCTTCGCTACCGATTTCCGAAAACAATAAGACATCGAGAGTGTCGCTATCCTCCCGCGGCTTCTCAAAACGGTTCCGAAGAGCAATTCGCTCTTCATCGGGCGTCCCGCCGTGAATCATACCGACGCGAATGCCATTAGCTTTGAGATGTTTATAAAGATAGCCAAGTGTGTGTCGAAAGCTACTAAATAGCATGATTTTGTTGTTGGACAGGCTCTGTTTTTCCCGGATAATTTTGCGAAGGGCCTCCAGCTTCGGATCATAGGGATCAAGAGATCGTGCCTTCTCGAGAATTGCTTGGATTTGCGACTGGATGGAACTAATGGTATCGCTTGATGGGACAGATCCCATATCGTCGGCTTCGTCCCATTCTAATTCGTCGAGATGGCGACTTAAAATATCCTTGAGAAAAGGAGCTAATCCATACAAACAACTCGCGGCTTGCCGACGGATCGTGGTCATCATGAACTTGACGTTGATATCCCCATGGAGCCTACGGAATATCTCTGCTTGTACCTGGAGCAAGTCGTAGTGAAGTTGTTGCTGTGAAGCGGTAAATGGAACGTTGACGGTTTCCGGTTTTCTAATGGTAAACGTGCCGATATCTCGCCGTCGCGTTCTGTTGATAATTCCCGAGAACGTATGCAATGATTCAATATCCGTGATGAGTTGCACTCTTTCATCGGCGGTAACATGACCTCCAGCCAGTCGTCTTTGGACCCTCTTAAATTCAGGATTATCGCGGAGAATCGCCCGACCCCAAGACGTTGCGGCTGCCTGATCAAGGGCTTCTATGGTCCGCGCTGTCCAATCTTGCTCCTGTGTACGTACATAATCCACAGCTTGGTTGATGAATGGGTTTGGCTTTGCCATGTGTTCAAAGCTCTCATGATCCAGGATGAGGTCGGGACGGAGCGTGTTCAGTAGAACAAACAAGTCATGGCTGCCAAGCTGGATAGGCGTGGCGGTCAGAAATATTGCGGCTTCGGCGTGGTCACAGAAAAATCGCACGGCTTGATGAGAGTAAGTACTCTGATTGCGAATATGGTGGGCTTCATCAACAATCACAAGGTCGAATCGTGGAGGTGGATCCAAGTCCAGCAGACCTTTTCTGCTTTTTCCTCTACCCCTTCTTTTTGAACCGTGAAGGAGCACCTCGTCAAATAACGAGTAAGGGAGAATTGTTCGCTGGTGTTGTTGGGGCCATACGCCTTCCAGGTCCATTTCCTTGATACAGGATCTCAAGATAGGTCCATTGAGATGAGTGAAACGCTCGTCAAATCGTTTCATCTCGTTCTGCCATTTGCGTTCGGTCACCAATGGGCGTGGACATATAATGAGGACAGAGTTGATGTCACGTCTGGCTTGCAACTCCCGTAGGATCAATCCAGCCTCAATGGTCTTGCCTACACCCACGCCATCTGCGATCAGTAGTCTCGGACGGTCTGATCGAATGAATCTTAGCACTGGGCGAAACTGGTAGGGTATAAAGTCAACGCGAGCCGCGTTGAGTGAATACAAGTTTGATAGGCTCGGATGCTGTATTTGTAGGGCGGTCAAGTAGGCGTGGAACTGATCGCGCGAAAGAGATTGAAAGTCGTCTTCGGGTTGCTCTTCGGCCTTCAACTGAGAAGCGTAATATGTGTGGATATTTCCCTCTGTAAAAACCCTAACCCGATCCTCATTCCCACCCGGCAATACCTCAACAACCGCTCCCTTCACAGAAGAATCGGACTTCAAGATCACAATTTGTCCCTGTGAAAATTCCATATCCATTATTTGTTTTCCTATTGAGTTTGGTGGTGAGTTTCTCTGCCAATTCATACAGTATTTCTGGACAGGTTAATCCTTCAATTTTACTCTGTCGTGCCAGTTCAAGACAGTGATATGGATTGCCTCCCCAGCCGATACTGGACAACAGAATGTTTGTATCATAAACGACTATGGGTTGCATTCACGATCCTCAGGGATGAGGTCATCGACAAAATTCTCGCGTTCCGCTTCGGTCATCGTGTCCCAATCCAATCCCTGAGACGCACATAACTTTCGAAACTGCGCTTCGGCATAGTCCATGCGTGCCACTCGATTGGCTTCTGCCTGCTCTGCAAGCGCGAGCAGTACTGCTCGCTTTTCTTCCGGTGGCATCTGCTGGACCAAACCAATGATCTGATCGGTTGTTAATTCAACGGTCAAATTCATGTCAATCCATGTATTGAGAAAGTTTAGTTAGTCGTAGCCAGTGGCTTCACAGCCGGATCCAATCTGATAGGTTCTCGTGCTGGAAGATCATGGTCTCCTGGATGCTCGACATCCGTCCCTTTCCCGCTTCTCTTGCTCGTTGATACATCGCATAAGCAATAGCGACATCGACATAGGCCAGGCCAACTGCGTTGAAGTAGGCCCGTTCTTCGGGGGTCTCCCTTCCTCCTTTTTCACCGGAGACGACTTCGACGAGGTTTGCGTAGATGTCCTCGTCCGAGAGTTGTCCGTCCTTATACATACGACTGAGCGTTTGCGTTCTGTGCTTTACGGTTTCCCAATCATCGCACACAATTTTATCGCATTGTCCCGCCACGTCATATTCGTCTTCCCAGCCGCCGATATGGCTGTAGAAAGTGCCAGGCTTTATCCATGCCGCTTTGAGAAGCGGGGCTTGTGCGCTCGTGGCTGTGACGAGAATATCGGCACCCTCTATGGCCCGCTGTGCATTTGTGTGGGCGGCGGAAAAACGCATGTCTCGAAAGAGTGTCGCCATTTCGTCGATGAACTGTTGCTCTTCGTGGTCATGCTTGGCAGAGACCCGGCACTCCTCAAGGCCTGGAAACACCGTTTTCATGGCGATCAAGTGCATCTTGGCCTGTTCCCCTGCTCCAATGAAGGCAATGCTCGTGGAATCCGGTCTTGCGAAATGCCTGGCGGCAATGCCACCCATCGCACCCACGCGCATATTCGAGCACAGGGTGCCGTCCATAAAGGCGATGGGGTAGCCTTTCTCGATCTCGGATAGGATGAAGACCGCAGAGAGATTCTGCTGTCCGTATTTCTCGGGATTGAACGGGAATACGGATACCCACTTAGCTCCGCATATCTTTTCGGGCAAGAGGGTTGCCGGCAGGCAGTTAATGCGATCCTGGGTGTCTTCATTGAAAATCTGAACTACTTTTTCTGGAAAAAGGATGTCGTTTTTTTGGTAGGCGAGCATGGCGTTTTCAGCCGCGCTCATGGCAAGCCGTATGTCCAGGCATCCGGCTTGCAGGAGGTCTTCTTGAGAGAGAAAGAGACATTCGATGCGATGCTTATCCGTCATGGGTTCTCCTTTTTTAGAGATTAACGCGCAGATTGCCCGCGTGGTGGGAGTCCAGTATGCCGAGCATGATCTGAAGTGTTTTTCTGGCTTCGCGTGCGGGCGAGACGAGTGTGCCGCCGTTTTCCAAAACGTGGATGAGTTCCGAGACTGCGCCAATTTGTCGGATCGATATATACGGCTCTACGGGGACTGCTGCATGCGACCACCAGCGCGGTTCTTGTGGGGTAATAACCTCAAATTTTTGATCTGAGATTTCAATCCGTCCATTTTCACACGTCAGAGAAAATTTCGATCCGTTAAACGCCATTTTGTGGCAGTTGTAAAATGCGCGTACATCATTGTCAAAATGGATGTACGCAGAGGCATAAGGATCGGTCGCCGGGTCGTGTCCGCCATCGCCTTTGTATTCGGTGAAGTGCTCAAATCCGGGTTCCAGTTCGCCGACCAACCATTCGGGGTTTGCCTCGGCAAAGAAGCACATCATGTCGATCATGTGTGTGCCGTTGCGGAACATCATGGCGCGCGTTCCGAATTGGTCGCAGACGATGGTTCGCAAGCGGCCCATTTCGCCAGATCGGATCATTTCCCGGGCTTGTAGATAACTCGGATACCAGCGGCGCGTGTGTTCTATCGAGAGCGGTACGTTATTTGCCTCGGCTGCTGCGATCATGCGGTCGGCGTCGTCCATGGTTGTGGCTATGGGTTTTTCACACAGGATTGCCTGTGCGGATCCTTCGGCTGCTGCGACTGTGATATCGGCGTGTGCGTGATCAGATGTCACGACACTGACGAGGTCGGGTTGCTCTTTGTCCAGCATTTCCCTGAAATCTGTGTATGTGTTCACATCGGGCCAGACGTCGCCCCACCGCTCGCAGAAGTCATCCAGTACCTCCTGGCGCAGGTCGCATACGCCGACGACTTCTGTCTGTGCGTGTTTGTGATAGGCCGATGCGTGAGACGGTGGCATGGCACCAAATACGGGTCCTCTCGGTTCGTGAGGGCGGCTGGCGCCTATGCCTGTCAAGCCTACGATTACAGCGCGATATGTATTCATTTTATTCCTCCCTGATTAATCCAGTAAACGGTTGACGATGTGGTCTTCTGCAGCGATGAGGGGGTGTTGCTCATTTTGCAAGGGCAAGGTGACGGGTTCGCCTGTATGTGCGGCTTGATAGGCGGCTGTTGTGAGCAGGGCTACTGATAGTCCGTCTTCTGCACTGGTGACGGGTGTTGTGTCTTGTTCGATGCAGTCGATGAGATGTGTCACACAGGCCGCCAATCCCGCTGCTCTGGGCGGTGGTGTATCGACGAGTTTTCCGTTGACGGAATATCCCATGCGATCTACCTGAACCCACGCGCCTTCGCCCGTGATGTTGACGCAGTCGAATGTGGCATCCTCGCTTTGCGCCTTTGACCTTCCCGCGGTGAGTGTTGCCGTGAAATCGGGATATTCACACCAGAGTGTGGCGATGTCTTCTGTGCCAAATTGCGCGTATTCCTCAAAGTAGAGATTTTGCATTTGGCAACTCACCCTGTTGGGCATGCCAAAAAACCAGAGCAGGGCATCCACGGTATGGCTGCCCAAATTCATCAGTTCACCCCCGCCATTTTGCACGGCTGGCGTCGGATAGCTTACATAAGCCATGAGGTCGCCAAAAAATTGTTTTACGCTGTTGTGGGCATACGCGGAGATATGTCCGTATTCGCTCCGGTCAAGGGCTTCTTTGAGTCTTATCATCGCGGGCGAAAATCGCGTGGGATAGGTTAACAGGACTTTATTTGATGCGCCGGCGACAGTATCGACCAATTCTCTGGCTTCGACAACGGTTCGCGCGATGGCTTTATCGACCAGTACGTGTTTGCCACAGTCGAGTGCTTTTTTGATCAGGGTGCGTTTGAGATAAAAGTCCGTGCAGATGGAGACGATATCCACGTTTGGGTCTTCCAGGACTGCGTCGTAGTCTTGTGAGACCTCAAGGCCGTAGAGTTGAGATAGGGCCTTGCCTTTGCCTTCGTGGTGCTCTGCCGCTGCGACGATTTTGCAATCTTCTCGTTCATGCCAGATCGGGCCGTAACTGTTCTGGTGCGCCCGATTGCCAATGAGTCCAATGCGATACATGGGTTATTTCCCTCCGTAGGTGGGCGATGAAAATTCGGGCTGCTGCGACCAGTGGTCAACTTTTCCCATTACCCTGTAGAGTTCGGGGCGCCGGTCGCTCAGATGGTTTTCATCCGATGCGTCTTTGAGATCGACCTTGTGGATTAACACGTCGGGTACGTTGGATTGCAATTTTGCCGCGACTTTGCCGTGTGGGTCTGTGATCAGGGCGACATTGGGATGCGTGAAGCACACAAACATCTGATTTTCATAGGATCGCGTGCGCATCCACCATTCATTTTCTTCATGCCACATGCCATAGGTTGGCATGAGACAGATTTTTGCGCCTTTGAGCCGCAATGTGCGAATCGATTCGGGCCATCGGCGGTCCGCGCAAATGACTATGCCCACGGTGCCAATGTCGAGGTCGAATACGGGCAGGTCATCGCCGCGCACAAAACGGTGATCGTGCGATTGTAGATGCGTTTTGTAATATGTGCCGACAATTTTTCCCGCGCGGTTCACTAATATAGCGGCATTGTAAAAATATCCCGCGCGTTTTTCAGTGTATCCAAAAACGATGTGGGTGCGCGATGCGCGTGCCATTTTGCATACCTGTTGGATGTACGCGCTTTGCTCGACGTCCTGAGCGACTTCGGCAAAGCGCTCAGCGGTCCAATTTTTTTCGGTTACTGCATATCCGTCCAGGAAGCATTCCGGGGTTATGAATACGTCTGTATCTTTTCCCTGTGTTTCAAATTGTTTTTCAAATATTGCCCAATTGTTCTCGACATTCCATTTTTCGGGCATGGCTTTCAGCATTCCAATTTTGATTTTATCGGGCATATGGTTTCTCCTTAGCTATACGCCTCTCAGAGCCTGCTCAAAGTCCGCGCATAAGTCCTCTGCGGATTCGATGCCAACTGCTACTCGGATCAGTCGCTCGGAGATTCCCGCGTCGCGGCGTTCTTCTTCGGTGAGTCCGGAGTGCGATGTTTGTACAGGGCGGGTGATGAGTGTTTCGATGCCGCCCAGGCTGGGTGCGGAGATTGGCAATTGTAGTTTCGATATTACTGCGTCGGCTACGTGGCTGTCGCCAGCTATTTCAAAGCTCAATACGCCGCCGCATCCTTTAAATAGCTTTTTTGCACAGTTGTATTGTGGATGGCTGGGTGAGCCAGGGTAATTTACGCGTTCTACTGCGGGGTGATTTTCCAGGAAAGAAGCGAGTGCGAGTGCGTTTTCGTTTTGTTTTTCCACGCGCAGGACGAGTGTTTTCATGCCGCGCAATAAGAGAGAGCAGGCGTGTGGGTCCAGGCAGCCGCCCATGATGTTCAGTCGATGCACAATGCGGGTGATTAGATCGTGCGATCCAATTGCGCAGCCAGCTACGATATCCGAATGTCCGTTCAGGTATTTTGTGCAGCTGTGCAGGGAGAGGTCAAAGCCGATTTGTAGAGGGCAGAAGTTCACTGGAGAGGCAAAGGTGTTGTC
This window harbors:
- a CDS encoding aminotransferase class I/II-fold pyridoxal phosphate-dependent enzyme, whose amino-acid sequence is MNLETQLIHAGEEEKKYEGAVALPVFQSATFSYSSEDSYHDIKYLRLNNTPNHTVVHEKLAQIAGGEAAVVTASGMAAITTALLTVLKKGDHLLAQNCLYGGTRGFLARDIADFGIDVDFVSGNAPHEWEKLIRPETRAIYVETMSNPLLEVADLPSVVAFAQAHNLISMIDNTFASPVNFCPLQIGFDLSLHSCTKYLNGHSDIVAGCAIGSHDLITRIVHRLNIMGGCLDPHACSLLLRGMKTLVLRVEKQNENALALASFLENHPAVERVNYPGSPSHPQYNCAKKLFKGCGGVLSFEIAGDSHVADAVISKLQLPISAPSLGGIETLITRPVQTSHSGLTEEERRDAGISERLIRVAVGIESAEDLCADFEQALRGV
- a CDS encoding carbon-nitrogen hydrolase family protein — translated: MPDKIKIGMLKAMPEKWNVENNWAIFEKQFETQGKDTDVFITPECFLDGYAVTEKNWTAERFAEVAQDVEQSAYIQQVCKMARASRTHIVFGYTEKRAGYFYNAAILVNRAGKIVGTYYKTHLQSHDHRFVRGDDLPVFDLDIGTVGIVICADRRWPESIRTLRLKGAKICLMPTYGMWHEENEWWMRTRSYENQMFVCFTHPNVALITDPHGKVAAKLQSNVPDVLIHKVDLKDASDENHLSDRRPELYRVMGKVDHWSQQPEFSSPTYGGK
- a CDS encoding Gfo/Idh/MocA family oxidoreductase; this encodes MNTYRAVIVGLTGIGASRPHEPRGPVFGAMPPSHASAYHKHAQTEVVGVCDLRQEVLDDFCERWGDVWPDVNTYTDFREMLDKEQPDLVSVVTSDHAHADITVAAAEGSAQAILCEKPIATTMDDADRMIAAAEANNVPLSIEHTRRWYPSYLQAREMIRSGEMGRLRTIVCDQFGTRAMMFRNGTHMIDMMCFFAEANPEWLVGELEPGFEHFTEYKGDGGHDPATDPYASAYIHFDNDVRAFYNCHKMAFNGSKFSLTCENGRIEISDQKFEVITPQEPRWWSHAAVPVEPYISIRQIGAVSELIHVLENGGTLVSPAREARKTLQIMLGILDSHHAGNLRVNL
- a CDS encoding Gfo/Idh/MocA family oxidoreductase; translation: MYRIGLIGNRAHQNSYGPIWHEREDCKIVAAAEHHEGKGKALSQLYGLEVSQDYDAVLEDPNVDIVSICTDFYLKRTLIKKALDCGKHVLVDKAIARTVVEARELVDTVAGASNKVLLTYPTRFSPAMIRLKEALDRSEYGHISAYAHNSVKQFFGDLMAYVSYPTPAVQNGGGELMNLGSHTVDALLWFFGMPNRVSCQMQNLYFEEYAQFGTEDIATLWCEYPDFTATLTAGRSKAQSEDATFDCVNITGEGAWVQVDRMGYSVNGKLVDTPPPRAAGLAACVTHLIDCIEQDTTPVTSAEDGLSVALLTTAAYQAAHTGEPVTLPLQNEQHPLIAAEDHIVNRLLD
- a CDS encoding ornithine cyclodeaminase family protein yields the protein MTDKHRIECLFLSQEDLLQAGCLDIRLAMSAAENAMLAYQKNDILFPEKVVQIFNEDTQDRINCLPATLLPEKICGAKWVSVFPFNPEKYGQQNLSAVFILSEIEKGYPIAFMDGTLCSNMRVGAMGGIAARHFARPDSTSIAFIGAGEQAKMHLIAMKTVFPGLEECRVSAKHDHEEQQFIDEMATLFRDMRFSAAHTNAQRAIEGADILVTATSAQAPLLKAAWIKPGTFYSHIGGWEDEYDVAGQCDKIVCDDWETVKHRTQTLSRMYKDGQLSDEDIYANLVEVVSGEKGGRETPEERAYFNAVGLAYVDVAIAYAMYQRAREAGKGRMSSIQETMIFQHENLSDWIRL
- a CDS encoding helicase-related protein, translating into MDMEFSQGQIVILKSDSSVKGAVVEVLPGGNEDRVRVFTEGNIHTYYASQLKAEEQPEDDFQSLSRDQFHAYLTALQIQHPSLSNLYSLNAARVDFIPYQFRPVLRFIRSDRPRLLIADGVGVGKTIEAGLILRELQARRDINSVLIICPRPLVTERKWQNEMKRFDERFTHLNGPILRSCIKEMDLEGVWPQQHQRTILPYSLFDEVLLHGSKRRGRGKSRKGLLDLDPPPRFDLVIVDEAHHIRNQSTYSHQAVRFFCDHAEAAIFLTATPIQLGSHDLFVLLNTLRPDLILDHESFEHMAKPNPFINQAVDYVRTQEQDWTARTIEALDQAAATSWGRAILRDNPEFKRVQRRLAGGHVTADERVQLITDIESLHTFSGIINRTRRRDIGTFTIRKPETVNVPFTASQQQLHYDLLQVQAEIFRRLHGDINVKFMMTTIRRQAASCLYGLAPFLKDILSRHLDELEWDEADDMGSVPSSDTISSIQSQIQAILEKARSLDPYDPKLEALRKIIREKQSLSNNKIMLFSSFRHTLGYLYKHLKANGIRVGMIHGGTPDEERIALRNRFEKPREDSDTLDVLLFSEIGSEGLDYQFCDCIVNYDLPWNPMRVEQRIGRIDRNGQQSETVAIVNLITPGTVDADIYERCLVRIGMFNRALGSSEEILGEITREIKNIAENYSLTEEERRAKLQQLADNKIRLIQEQDKLEQKQIELFGIRFPEDQMEKEIKGASSFWLEPTSLQRLVALYLQRKCGEAHAFILGERPLKTLRLSQDARNILLRDFRQLPRQNTTAYRDWENWLKGGDPHLSITFKSDCAAQHPEAAFVMPLHPLVKQAAKSLDTKERVIVSLKAQTNEVPAGRYEFAIYQWRFQGIRDDLMLKPIASSEALTPHLSHLLEEAVDADDQNESNATVWDELDAHHYKLWSKERTDHQQRNQELAKYRKESLSTSHQARMALLREQLEQANDEKIQRMRQSQIKSATADYNRRIQELDNAIDKADVIAEPVAYGILTIEEA